From Streptomyces fungicidicus, one genomic window encodes:
- a CDS encoding O-antigen ligase family protein, whose protein sequence is MSHVLVPLPRRAAALVPVLPLVAVVALTALPPAGDGAGPADVVSALVVGYCVIRLLRERRRPLSPVAVVLLGLPVVGVALAAMGAASPETALGGLSRYLQIFVLVPAAALVLLRRTSDFLAVAWSFVGLALWQGAVGVHQYVTGTGASYQGETVRAVGTFGAQDVMGMASAVSLGVVCAVGIALGRAPVRQRAAAAGCALLLVLPLALSFSRGAWIATALTCAVQLALAGMRRALRVGAAVVAAGVVLVGGFGVGTAMLQERIDSITQVADTPDQSVIDRYTLWAAATGMWREHPLTGVGLKGFPEYRDGHATLALSSGSDIEGAGETFHKQALLSPHSMYLLVLSEQGLIGLLALAGGWLALLVCALRRVLRVRRRGPGLDCGLVACGLLLWLLVDFVYGDIGGPSTVLTGVALGLTAWWALSADDRAGAVRRDEVAERVEEAATR, encoded by the coding sequence GTGAGCCACGTCCTCGTACCGCTGCCGCGCCGTGCCGCCGCGCTGGTGCCGGTCCTGCCGCTGGTGGCGGTGGTCGCCCTGACGGCCCTGCCGCCGGCGGGGGACGGTGCGGGGCCCGCCGACGTGGTGTCCGCGCTCGTCGTGGGGTACTGCGTGATCCGGCTGCTGCGGGAACGGCGGCGTCCGCTGTCGCCCGTCGCGGTCGTGCTGCTGGGTCTGCCGGTCGTGGGGGTGGCGCTCGCCGCCATGGGGGCGGCCTCCCCGGAGACGGCGCTCGGCGGTCTGAGCCGCTATCTGCAGATCTTCGTGCTGGTCCCGGCCGCCGCGCTGGTGCTGCTGCGCCGCACGTCCGACTTCCTCGCGGTCGCCTGGTCGTTCGTGGGGCTCGCCCTGTGGCAGGGGGCAGTCGGGGTGCACCAGTACGTCACCGGGACCGGCGCCTCGTACCAGGGCGAGACCGTCCGCGCGGTCGGCACCTTCGGGGCGCAGGACGTGATGGGCATGGCGTCGGCGGTGTCGCTGGGCGTGGTGTGCGCGGTGGGGATCGCGCTGGGCCGGGCGCCGGTGCGGCAGCGGGCGGCGGCCGCCGGGTGCGCCCTGCTGCTGGTGCTGCCGCTGGCGCTCTCCTTCAGCCGGGGCGCCTGGATCGCGACCGCGCTGACCTGCGCGGTGCAGCTGGCGCTGGCGGGGATGCGGCGCGCGCTGCGGGTGGGGGCGGCCGTGGTCGCCGCGGGGGTCGTCCTGGTGGGCGGGTTCGGGGTCGGTACGGCGATGCTGCAGGAGCGGATCGACAGCATCACGCAGGTCGCCGACACGCCCGACCAGTCCGTCATCGACCGGTACACCCTGTGGGCGGCGGCCACCGGCATGTGGCGCGAGCACCCGCTGACCGGGGTGGGTCTGAAGGGCTTCCCCGAGTACCGCGACGGGCACGCCACCCTGGCGCTGTCCTCGGGCAGCGACATCGAGGGCGCGGGCGAGACGTTTCACAAGCAGGCGCTGCTGTCGCCGCACAGCATGTACCTGCTGGTGCTGAGCGAGCAGGGCCTGATCGGGCTGCTGGCGCTCGCGGGGGGCTGGCTGGCGCTGCTGGTGTGCGCGCTGCGGCGGGTGCTGCGGGTGCGCCGCCGCGGACCCGGCCTCGACTGCGGGCTCGTCGCCTGCGGCCTGCTGCTCTGGCTGCTCGTCGACTTCGTGTACGGCGACATCGGCGGCCCCTCGACGGTACTGACCGGCGTGGCCCTGGGCCTGACGGCGTGGTGGGCGCTGTCCGCCGACGACCGGGCGGGCGCCGTGCGACGCGACGAGGTGGCGGAGCGGGTCGAGGAGGCCGCGACACGATGA